A region from the Ichthyobacterium seriolicida genome encodes:
- a CDS encoding MIP/aquaporin family protein codes for MTSFIAEFIGTAMLLLLGNGVVANVVLNSTKGNNSGWIVITTGWALAVFVSVVVVSPYSGAHINPAVTIGLAIAGKFAWSNVGYYILAQMLGAIFGSFLVWLAYRDHFATTEDKDGILAVFSTKPAIKNRISNIVTEMIGTFVLVFAIFYFTHASFNLPNMSDNEVIVGLGSIGAFPVALLVWSIGLSLGGPTGYAINLARDLGPRILHAFLPIKNKGGSDWGYAWVPVIGPIMGGAIAALCFIALTELSN; via the coding sequence ATGACATCTTTTATAGCGGAATTTATAGGTACAGCTATGCTTTTACTCCTGGGTAACGGAGTGGTAGCTAATGTAGTTCTAAATAGTACAAAAGGCAATAACTCTGGTTGGATTGTAATAACTACAGGTTGGGCTCTTGCTGTGTTTGTAAGTGTAGTTGTAGTGTCTCCTTATAGTGGGGCTCATATAAATCCAGCGGTTACTATTGGTTTGGCTATTGCTGGGAAGTTTGCTTGGAGCAACGTGGGGTATTATATACTAGCTCAGATGCTAGGGGCTATTTTTGGTTCTTTTCTAGTATGGTTAGCGTATAGAGATCACTTTGCAACTACCGAAGATAAAGATGGTATATTGGCAGTATTTTCTACTAAGCCAGCTATAAAAAATCGCATTTCTAATATTGTGACCGAGATGATAGGTACTTTTGTATTAGTATTTGCAATTTTTTATTTCACTCATGCTAGTTTTAATTTGCCTAATATGTCAGATAATGAGGTAATAGTAGGTTTAGGATCTATAGGGGCTTTTCCTGTAGCTTTATTAGTTTGGTCTATTGGTCTTTCCTTAGGAGGTCCTACAGGTTATGCTATTAATCTGGCTAGAGATTTAGGGCCGCGTATTTTACATGCGTTTTTGCCGATAAAAAATAAAGGGGGAAGTGATTGGGGATATGCTTGGGTTCCTGTGATAGGGCCGATTATGGGAGGAGCTATAGCTGCTTTATGCTTTATAGCTTTGACAGAGTTAAGTAATTAA
- a CDS encoding alpha-hydroxy acid oxidase, translating into MNLEYDCRYPSVDDLRKRAKKRMPKFIFDYLDGGCNEDINLERNISDIREKELLPKYLSSNHTKSDISTELFGHVYDAPFGISPVGLQGLMWPNSPEILAKAALKHNIPFILSTVTTSDIERISEITEGKAWFQLYHPKEDKLRDDLLRRAWEAQNKVLVILCDVPVFGYRHRDIKNGLSMPPRLNPRNILQIMGTPRWAMEGLCQGRPSFANMKPYMPKGMGIKNLGFYMDQTFDGKLNRDKISAIRDMWKGKLVLKGVASEEDTAIAVELGLDGIIVSNHGGRQLDAGPSSIKSLDMIVKNYSDKITIMMDSGMRSGPDIARVIASGAKFTFMGRPFMYGVGALGKKGGDHTISILKRQFYQVMEQLCCNKVSDLPDHLM; encoded by the coding sequence ATGAATTTGGAATATGACTGTAGGTATCCATCTGTTGATGATTTGAGAAAGAGGGCAAAAAAGAGAATGCCAAAATTTATATTTGATTATCTAGATGGAGGTTGTAATGAGGACATAAATTTAGAGAGAAATATTTCTGATATTAGAGAGAAAGAGTTACTTCCTAAGTATTTATCGAGTAATCACACTAAATCTGATATATCTACGGAGTTATTCGGCCATGTGTATGACGCTCCTTTTGGTATATCTCCAGTAGGATTGCAAGGGCTTATGTGGCCTAATTCTCCTGAGATATTAGCCAAAGCAGCCTTAAAACACAATATTCCGTTTATACTAAGTACTGTGACTACTAGTGATATAGAACGAATTTCTGAAATAACTGAAGGTAAGGCTTGGTTTCAGCTATATCATCCAAAAGAGGATAAGCTGAGAGATGACTTGTTAAGAAGAGCTTGGGAGGCTCAAAATAAAGTTTTGGTAATTTTATGTGATGTTCCAGTATTTGGATATAGACATAGGGATATTAAAAATGGACTCTCTATGCCTCCGAGGTTAAATCCACGAAATATACTTCAAATTATGGGGACTCCGCGTTGGGCTATGGAAGGATTGTGTCAGGGAAGACCTAGTTTTGCAAATATGAAACCGTATATGCCTAAGGGTATGGGTATTAAGAATTTGGGATTTTATATGGATCAAACTTTCGATGGGAAGCTCAATAGAGATAAAATATCTGCTATAAGAGATATGTGGAAGGGTAAATTGGTCTTGAAAGGTGTAGCTTCGGAAGAGGATACAGCAATAGCTGTAGAGTTAGGATTAGATGGTATAATAGTATCTAATCACGGAGGAAGGCAGTTAGATGCAGGTCCATCGTCTATAAAGTCATTAGATATGATAGTTAAAAACTACTCTGATAAAATAACTATAATGATGGATAGTGGAATGCGTTCAGGTCCTGATATAGCTAGAGTTATAGCCTCTGGAGCTAAGTTTACATTTATGGGAAGACCTTTTATGTATGGAGTGGGTGCCTTGGGTAAAAAAGGAGGAGATCACACAATATCTATATTAAAAAGACAGTTTTATCAAGTCATGGAACAGCTGTGTTGTAATAAGGTTTCAGATTTGCCTGATCATTTGATGTAG
- the queA gene encoding tRNA preQ1(34) S-adenosylmethionine ribosyltransferase-isomerase QueA encodes MKLSKFNYSLPKDLIAKWPSKERDECKLMVVHRDKGTIEHRLFKDIIEYFDEDDVMILNNTKVFPAKTHAVKEKTGAKIEVFLLRELNKQYKLWETLVDPARKIRIGNKLFFESGLVAEVVDNTTSGGRTLRFLHKGTYEEFRKELRDLGDTPIPKYMEREPDESDIERYQTVYSKHEGSIIAPAAGLHFSKNLLKRLEIKGINLAEITLHLGLPTFSVIEVEALPKHRMGSERVIIDVEACNIINKALDNERKVCAVGTTCIRSIESSVSTYRRLNPFDGWTNKFIYPPYDFSIANCMLTNFHMPKTALLTMVSAFAGDYPILDAYKEAIKHKYNFYSYGDCMLIL; translated from the coding sequence ATGAAATTATCAAAGTTTAATTACAGTTTACCTAAAGATTTAATAGCAAAATGGCCATCTAAGGAAAGGGATGAGTGTAAGCTCATGGTTGTACACAGAGATAAAGGCACTATAGAGCACAGATTGTTTAAAGATATAATAGAGTATTTCGACGAGGATGATGTTATGATATTGAATAACACCAAGGTCTTTCCTGCTAAAACACATGCTGTAAAGGAGAAAACAGGAGCTAAAATAGAAGTATTCCTTTTGAGAGAGTTAAACAAACAATACAAGTTATGGGAAACCTTAGTAGATCCTGCTAGAAAAATACGTATAGGGAATAAGTTGTTCTTTGAATCGGGTTTAGTGGCTGAGGTAGTAGACAACACTACTTCTGGTGGTAGGACTTTGAGATTTCTACACAAGGGGACTTATGAAGAGTTTAGAAAAGAATTGAGGGATTTAGGCGATACTCCTATACCTAAGTACATGGAGAGAGAGCCAGATGAAAGCGATATAGAGAGATATCAAACTGTGTATTCTAAACATGAGGGTTCTATAATTGCACCTGCAGCTGGGTTACACTTTTCTAAAAACCTCTTAAAGAGATTAGAGATAAAAGGTATAAATCTTGCAGAAATAACCCTTCATTTGGGCTTGCCTACTTTCAGCGTGATAGAGGTAGAGGCACTTCCAAAGCACAGGATGGGATCTGAGAGGGTAATTATAGATGTTGAAGCCTGTAATATTATAAATAAGGCTTTGGACAATGAGAGAAAAGTATGTGCAGTAGGTACGACTTGTATTCGTTCTATAGAGAGTTCAGTGTCTACTTATAGGAGGCTTAATCCTTTTGATGGATGGACTAATAAGTTTATATATCCACCGTATGATTTTTCAATTGCCAACTGTATGTTGACCAATTTTCATATGCCAAAAACAGCTCTTTTGACGATGGTTTCAGCTTTTGCTGGGGACTATCCTATTTTGGATGCTTATAAAGAGGCTATAAAGCACAAGTATAATTTCTATTCTTATGGAGACTGCATGTTGATTTTGTAG
- the ffh gene encoding signal recognition particle protein, which translates to MFEGLNNKLEKALHTLKGHGKITEINVAETVKEVRRALLSADVNFTVAKTFTDMVKKRAIGEKVLSSLRPNELMIKIVNDELTKLMGSRNKDINIDGSPAVILISGMQGSGKTTFSGKLANFLKSKKKKTPLLVACDVYRPAAVEQLKIIGEQAEVEVFYEQDNKNPVSIAENAISYAKKNNHNVVVIDTAGRLAIDEQMMDEISSIHKRVNPSETLFVVDSMTGQDAVNTAKVFNDHLNFDGVVLTKLDGDTRGGAALSIKYVVDKPIKFVGTGEKLKDLDVFYPDRMANRILGMGDIVSLVEKAQEEFDKEEFKKLSGNIARNTFSFEDFLKHIQHIKKMGGVKHVMGMMPGMGKMSTEIGDVDHFKTIEAIIGSMTPKERKLIVPISKNRKHLIASGSGTSIQDLNQLLKQFEQIKKVMKLFNNSQKGGMNNLMQMMGIKR; encoded by the coding sequence ATGTTTGAAGGTTTAAATAATAAATTAGAAAAAGCTCTTCATACCTTAAAGGGGCATGGGAAGATTACGGAGATAAATGTAGCTGAGACTGTTAAAGAGGTCCGTCGTGCTCTTTTGAGTGCTGATGTGAATTTTACAGTGGCAAAGACCTTTACCGATATGGTGAAGAAAAGAGCTATAGGAGAAAAAGTTTTATCCTCTTTGCGTCCTAATGAGTTGATGATAAAGATCGTCAACGACGAGTTGACAAAGCTCATGGGTAGTAGAAATAAGGATATAAATATCGATGGCAGCCCTGCTGTGATCCTAATCTCTGGTATGCAAGGATCTGGGAAGACCACTTTTTCTGGGAAGTTAGCTAATTTTTTAAAGAGTAAAAAGAAAAAAACTCCATTATTAGTGGCTTGTGATGTATACCGTCCTGCGGCTGTAGAACAATTGAAAATTATTGGAGAGCAGGCAGAAGTGGAAGTTTTTTATGAACAAGACAATAAAAACCCTGTTAGTATAGCCGAGAATGCTATATCGTATGCTAAAAAAAATAATCATAATGTAGTTGTAATAGATACAGCTGGTCGTCTGGCTATAGACGAGCAGATGATGGATGAGATATCGTCCATACATAAGAGGGTGAATCCATCTGAAACTCTTTTTGTAGTGGATTCTATGACTGGGCAAGATGCAGTGAATACCGCAAAGGTATTCAACGACCATTTGAATTTTGATGGGGTTGTATTGACTAAACTAGATGGAGATACTAGGGGAGGAGCTGCCTTATCCATAAAATATGTGGTAGATAAGCCTATAAAATTTGTAGGTACTGGAGAAAAGCTAAAGGATCTAGATGTGTTCTATCCAGATAGGATGGCCAATAGGATATTGGGCATGGGAGATATAGTCTCTTTGGTGGAAAAGGCACAAGAAGAGTTTGATAAGGAGGAGTTTAAGAAGCTATCTGGTAATATAGCTAGGAACACATTTTCTTTCGAAGATTTTTTAAAACATATACAACATATAAAAAAAATGGGAGGCGTTAAGCATGTAATGGGTATGATGCCAGGTATGGGGAAGATGTCCACTGAGATTGGTGATGTGGATCATTTTAAGACCATAGAGGCTATTATAGGTTCTATGACTCCAAAAGAGAGAAAGCTTATAGTTCCTATAAGTAAAAATAGAAAACATCTTATAGCAAGTGGTTCAGGCACTTCTATACAAGATTTAAACCAATTATTAAAACAGTTTGAGCAAATCAAGAAGGTTATGAAGTTATTCAATAATAGTCAAAAAGGCGGTATGAATAACTTGATGCAGATGATGGGAATCAAGAGGTAA
- the folD gene encoding bifunctional methylenetetrahydrofolate dehydrogenase/methenyltetrahydrofolate cyclohydrolase FolD encodes MKILDGKTLSVQLKKEISIEVQRLIERGNRRPHLVVVLVGDHAPSQVYVNAKVKACDQVGFDSTLIRLSESISESDLLDKIQDLNKDPNVDGFIIQLPLPKHIDFNRVTLSVDPKKDVDGFHPENIGKMVLGLDTYLPATPFGIIELLKRNNIETRGKHAVVIGRSTIVGTPVSLLLSRKGETGNCTVTLAHSHTVDLKSISLQADIIIVALGIPNFLTSDMVKEGAVVIDVGINRVEDATKKRGFALVGDVDFKEVSKKASHITPVPGGVGPMTIAMLLKNTLIAREFSLTKSST; translated from the coding sequence ATGAAGATTTTAGATGGAAAAACACTATCAGTTCAATTAAAGAAGGAGATATCTATAGAAGTTCAAAGACTCATTGAACGAGGCAATAGGCGGCCTCATCTCGTTGTTGTCTTAGTTGGGGATCATGCTCCAAGCCAAGTCTATGTAAATGCTAAAGTAAAAGCTTGCGATCAAGTTGGCTTTGACTCTACGTTGATAAGATTATCGGAGAGCATATCTGAATCAGATCTTTTGGATAAAATCCAGGATTTGAATAAAGATCCAAATGTTGATGGTTTTATAATTCAGCTTCCTCTTCCCAAACACATAGATTTTAATAGAGTAACATTATCTGTAGATCCTAAGAAGGATGTAGATGGTTTTCATCCTGAGAATATAGGCAAGATGGTGTTGGGATTAGATACTTATCTTCCAGCTACTCCCTTTGGAATTATAGAGCTTTTAAAGAGGAATAATATAGAAACTCGTGGCAAACACGCTGTTGTAATAGGGAGAAGTACTATAGTTGGGACACCTGTTAGTCTGTTGTTGAGTAGAAAGGGAGAGACAGGTAATTGCACTGTAACTCTGGCTCATAGTCATACTGTAGATTTAAAGAGTATAAGTCTACAGGCAGATATTATAATAGTAGCTTTAGGGATTCCTAATTTTTTAACTTCCGATATGGTGAAAGAGGGTGCTGTAGTCATAGATGTAGGTATAAATAGGGTAGAGGATGCGACTAAAAAGCGAGGCTTTGCTCTAGTGGGGGATGTAGATTTCAAAGAGGTTAGTAAAAAGGCATCTCATATCACTCCAGTGCCTGGAGGGGTGGGACCTATGACCATTGCTATGCTTCTTAAAAACACTTTGATAGCTAGAGAATTTAGTTTAACTAAAAGTTCTACTTGA
- a CDS encoding AAA family ATPase: protein MNTVDIKVINEKIHRESAFIDLLNMEIGRVIVGQEVMVERLLIGLLGSGHILLEGVPGLAKTLAINTLAKSIDGSFSRIQFTPDLLPSDVIGTVIFNMKNNDFSIKKGPVFANFVLADEINRAPAKVQSALLEAMQERQVTINDESFKLEEPFLVLATQNPLEQEGTYPLPEAQMDRFMLKVVISYPEMEDERNIMRQNLSNLKTEVKSVITTEQIIRAREMVKEVYMDDKIENYILDIIFATRNPEKYQLSELKPLISFGASPRGTISIATAAKCHAFIKRRGYVIPEDIRDIVVDVLRHRIGITYEAEAENITSEDIIKKIIDTVEVP from the coding sequence ATGAACACAGTAGATATTAAAGTAATTAATGAAAAAATCCATAGAGAAAGTGCCTTTATAGACCTATTAAATATGGAGATAGGCAGAGTTATAGTAGGTCAGGAGGTTATGGTAGAACGCCTTTTGATAGGGCTTTTAGGATCAGGACATATTCTTTTGGAAGGGGTTCCTGGATTGGCAAAGACTCTGGCTATAAATACTCTAGCAAAAAGTATAGATGGATCTTTTAGCAGAATACAGTTTACTCCAGATTTATTGCCTTCAGACGTGATAGGAACTGTTATTTTTAATATGAAAAACAATGATTTTTCTATAAAAAAAGGTCCTGTTTTTGCAAATTTTGTTCTTGCCGATGAAATAAATAGAGCTCCAGCTAAGGTGCAATCAGCTCTATTGGAGGCTATGCAAGAGAGACAGGTTACAATCAATGATGAGAGTTTCAAACTAGAAGAGCCATTTTTGGTTTTAGCCACCCAAAACCCTTTGGAACAAGAGGGAACCTATCCTCTTCCCGAAGCACAGATGGATAGATTTATGTTAAAGGTAGTTATATCTTATCCAGAGATGGAGGATGAGAGAAACATAATGAGGCAAAATCTGAGTAATTTAAAGACAGAGGTAAAATCTGTAATCACTACCGAGCAGATAATTAGAGCTAGGGAGATGGTCAAGGAAGTATATATGGACGACAAAATAGAGAATTATATTTTAGATATAATTTTTGCGACTCGTAATCCTGAGAAATACCAATTGAGCGAGTTAAAACCACTTATTAGTTTTGGAGCTTCACCACGAGGTACTATTAGTATTGCAACGGCTGCTAAGTGTCATGCCTTTATAAAGAGAAGGGGGTATGTCATACCTGAAGATATTAGAGATATTGTAGTAGATGTTCTAAGACACAGGATAGGAATAACTTATGAAGCCGAGGCTGAAAATATTACTTCAGAAGATATTATAAAGAAAATAATAGATACAGTGGAGGTTCCTTAG
- a CDS encoding DUF58 domain-containing protein, which produces MDAKELIKKVKRIEIKTRRLSNDIFSGEYHSSFKGRGMTFSEVRRYDYGDSIKDIDWNVTAKLNKPHVKIFEEERELTTILLVDISASGNFGTTDQLKRDNITEICATLAFSASQNNDKVGLILFSDIIELFVPPKKGKKNVLRIIRELVEFSPKSKKTDIAKAIKFLSEAIKKRSIVFILSDFMDDYYEVDLKVASKKHDIVGIKVYDKREKVMPDLGMVDMLDSETGEHVLINTSSRGVRRSYRDYFLSKSKYFKDTFTSCKAGNIESEISESYVKKLLEYFKQKR; this is translated from the coding sequence ATGGATGCAAAAGAACTGATCAAGAAGGTAAAGAGAATTGAGATAAAAACCAGGAGATTGTCTAATGATATATTTTCTGGTGAATATCATAGCTCCTTTAAGGGGAGGGGTATGACTTTCAGTGAGGTCCGACGTTATGATTATGGAGATAGTATAAAAGATATAGATTGGAATGTGACGGCTAAGTTAAATAAGCCTCATGTAAAAATTTTTGAAGAGGAGAGAGAATTGACCACCATACTATTGGTTGATATTAGTGCTTCGGGGAATTTTGGAACTACCGATCAATTAAAGAGGGATAATATAACAGAAATATGTGCCACATTAGCCTTTTCAGCTTCACAAAATAACGACAAAGTAGGCCTAATACTTTTTTCGGATATAATAGAGTTATTCGTACCCCCTAAAAAGGGTAAGAAAAATGTGCTGCGCATAATAAGAGAGTTAGTAGAATTCAGCCCCAAAAGTAAGAAGACAGATATAGCCAAGGCTATTAAATTTTTATCAGAAGCTATTAAAAAGAGATCTATAGTTTTTATCTTGTCTGATTTTATGGATGATTATTACGAAGTAGATTTAAAAGTAGCCAGTAAAAAACACGACATAGTAGGTATAAAGGTATACGATAAGAGAGAGAAGGTAATGCCTGATTTAGGTATGGTCGATATGCTCGACAGTGAGACAGGTGAGCATGTACTGATAAATACTTCCTCTAGAGGTGTGAGAAGGTCTTATAGAGATTATTTTTTGAGTAAATCCAAGTATTTTAAGGATACTTTTACAAGTTGTAAGGCGGGGAATATAGAGAGTGAAATTTCTGAATCTTACGTAAAAAAGTTATTAGAATATTTCAAGCAAAAGAGATAG
- a CDS encoding BatD family protein, with protein sequence MRYLVRLLFVATFFISAKVFAQSQAEIKAVLDTNKIQIGEQIKFDLSISTELGKESVFPIIKDSIGPFEIVDSSEMDSLVIDERIIKKQSFVITKFDTGQYVLPPLKFEIEDDIKFSKPTMVDVISPELDIDNGQVKLRENRDIIDEPYTFIEILPYVLLGIIIIFIVYLIIRYMMKNREVKPKIVIKKPAHIIALERLKELDEKKLLTEGLFKQYYSELTDILRIFFEERFFFSAMELTSYEIISYFDKSGIHEGVISKDYLETLRELLSISDLVKFARAISTHDQAEKFRVYVEELIVETKFIEAENER encoded by the coding sequence ATGAGATATTTAGTTAGACTATTATTTGTAGCTACTTTTTTTATATCCGCAAAGGTCTTTGCTCAAAGTCAGGCGGAGATAAAAGCCGTGTTAGATACTAATAAAATTCAGATAGGAGAACAGATAAAATTCGACCTATCTATATCTACTGAGTTAGGAAAAGAAAGTGTTTTTCCTATTATAAAAGATTCCATAGGACCATTTGAGATCGTAGATTCCTCTGAAATGGATTCACTTGTTATAGATGAAAGGATCATAAAAAAACAATCTTTTGTAATAACAAAATTCGATACTGGACAATACGTGCTTCCACCTCTGAAATTTGAAATTGAAGATGATATCAAATTTTCTAAGCCCACTATGGTAGATGTGATTTCTCCTGAATTAGATATTGATAATGGGCAAGTAAAACTCAGGGAAAACAGAGATATTATAGATGAGCCTTATACATTTATAGAGATATTGCCTTATGTCTTGTTAGGGATAATAATCATATTTATAGTGTATTTGATAATTAGATATATGATGAAGAATAGGGAGGTAAAGCCTAAAATAGTAATTAAAAAGCCCGCTCATATCATAGCTTTAGAACGATTGAAGGAATTAGATGAGAAAAAATTATTAACAGAGGGTTTATTTAAGCAATACTATTCTGAGTTGACAGATATTTTGAGAATTTTCTTTGAGGAGAGATTCTTTTTCTCTGCCATGGAATTAACTTCTTATGAGATTATTTCATATTTCGATAAGAGTGGTATTCACGAGGGGGTCATTTCAAAGGATTATTTAGAAACTCTTAGAGAGTTATTATCTATATCTGATTTAGTGAAATTTGCCAGAGCTATATCTACCCACGATCAAGCTGAAAAATTTAGAGTATATGTGGAAGAGTTAATTGTAGAAACTAAATTTATAGAGGCAGAAAATGAAAGATAA
- a CDS encoding vWA domain-containing protein, producing MKDNFEILNTEFLYFLIIIPLLCVWHYFRRKKSHSELQISSIKGFSFYRDIWSRYRWILNALRLLAIVFFIIAMSRPRYVETNNKKRNTMGIDIVMAIDVSGSMLARDFAPNRLDAVKQVASEFVNKRSSDRFGIVAYEAESFTQCPLTTDHKVVNSSIMSIKNGLLEPGTAIGVGLGVAVNRLKESQTKSKVIILLTDGVNNTGYIDPITVTEVAKQENIKIYTIGVGTNGMAETPVGIDPRTNKYVYQMVQVEIDEELLKTIANTTNGKYFRADNNSRLQEIYDEIDNMEKSKLQEYHYYSYQEKFRFWILLGILFLLIEVGLKYSVFKSFI from the coding sequence ATGAAAGATAATTTCGAAATATTAAATACGGAGTTTTTATACTTTCTAATTATAATTCCACTTCTGTGTGTATGGCATTATTTTAGGCGTAAAAAAAGTCATTCTGAGTTACAGATTTCCAGCATTAAAGGGTTTAGCTTTTATAGAGATATTTGGTCTCGTTATAGGTGGATCCTTAATGCTTTGAGATTATTAGCTATAGTGTTTTTTATAATAGCTATGTCTAGGCCTAGGTATGTAGAGACTAACAATAAGAAGAGAAATACTATGGGCATAGATATAGTTATGGCTATAGATGTATCTGGAAGTATGTTGGCTAGAGATTTCGCTCCTAATAGATTAGATGCTGTAAAGCAAGTTGCTTCGGAATTTGTAAATAAGAGATCATCAGATAGATTTGGAATCGTAGCCTATGAGGCTGAATCATTTACTCAGTGTCCTCTCACCACGGATCATAAGGTTGTAAATAGTTCTATTATGTCTATTAAAAATGGGCTTTTAGAGCCTGGCACGGCCATAGGGGTAGGCTTAGGTGTGGCTGTAAATAGATTGAAAGAGAGTCAGACTAAGAGTAAGGTAATAATATTACTGACCGATGGGGTTAATAACACAGGTTATATCGACCCTATAACTGTTACAGAGGTAGCCAAACAAGAGAATATTAAGATTTACACCATAGGTGTTGGGACTAATGGCATGGCAGAAACTCCAGTAGGGATAGATCCTCGCACAAACAAATATGTGTATCAGATGGTTCAAGTGGAAATAGATGAGGAATTACTAAAGACTATTGCCAACACTACAAATGGCAAGTATTTTAGAGCTGACAATAATTCTAGATTACAAGAGATATACGATGAAATAGATAATATGGAGAAAAGTAAACTACAAGAGTATCACTATTATAGTTACCAAGAGAAATTTCGTTTTTGGATCTTATTGGGAATATTATTTCTATTGATAGAAGTAGGATTAAAATACAGTGTATTTAAAAGTTTTATATAA
- a CDS encoding vWA domain-containing protein — MWKLKKQRDFADNKLLDKIAPNRSLFKSVLKVSVLCVSLSLAIIALINPQLGTKLEKVTRKGVDIVFAVDVSKSMLAEDVAPNRIEKSKQVLSKVISEIRHDRIGIIVYAGNPYALLPITTDYSAAQMFLKNINTDMVPSQGTSISEAMEMTDNYFDDEYQNNKILFIISDGEDHEDNVLSMAQKISEKGVKIFTIGMGLEKGSPIPIKENDNIVGYKKDTEGNVVITKLNSEILKQIASTSQGSYINSQNTQTIVDFVERSINSVDKKEYESSMFSEYESQYQWFLGFAILLLIIDVFLSEKKTLWIQRLNLFDKNKS; from the coding sequence ATGTGGAAGTTAAAAAAGCAAAGGGATTTTGCCGATAATAAACTATTAGATAAGATAGCTCCCAATAGGTCTCTTTTCAAGAGTGTGTTAAAGGTGAGTGTTTTATGTGTTTCTCTCTCTCTTGCTATAATAGCTTTGATAAATCCACAACTGGGGACAAAACTCGAGAAGGTAACTAGAAAAGGTGTGGATATAGTTTTCGCTGTAGATGTATCTAAAAGTATGTTGGCTGAAGATGTGGCTCCCAATAGAATTGAAAAGTCAAAACAGGTGCTGTCGAAAGTTATAAGCGAAATACGTCACGATAGGATAGGTATTATAGTCTATGCTGGCAATCCTTATGCTCTTCTGCCTATCACTACAGATTATTCTGCGGCTCAGATGTTCTTGAAGAATATAAATACCGATATGGTTCCATCTCAAGGTACTTCCATATCGGAGGCCATGGAGATGACCGATAATTATTTTGATGATGAATATCAAAATAATAAGATACTGTTTATCATATCCGATGGTGAGGATCACGAAGATAACGTGTTGTCTATGGCACAAAAAATTTCAGAAAAAGGAGTTAAGATTTTCACAATCGGGATGGGATTAGAAAAAGGGAGTCCTATACCTATTAAGGAAAATGATAATATAGTAGGTTATAAAAAAGACACCGAGGGTAATGTGGTAATAACTAAGTTGAACAGTGAGATTCTAAAACAGATAGCTTCTACTTCCCAAGGGAGTTACATAAATTCTCAAAACACACAGACCATAGTCGATTTTGTAGAGCGCAGTATAAATAGCGTAGATAAAAAAGAATACGAATCGTCTATGTTTTCTGAATATGAGAGTCAATACCAATGGTTTTTGGGTTTTGCGATCTTATTGTTGATAATAGATGTTTTCCTATCGGAAAAGAAAACTTTATGGATACAGAGATTAAACTTATTTGATAAAAATAAATCATGA